The Bombyx mori chromosome 20, ASM3026992v2 genomic sequence tttaattacttgGGAAattatccgcgacagatttttcctttaagttgtgagacaattagaatagaacatctatttcatcacttaaaaCTATACACACGAgcaagtttggaatcacttacttgaaattggttccgcgcgatcttgcttactaaataaatttttaattatcataaaaacAACATCACTTTATAGGTTCAACTGTTAACTTTAAATtgataccaaattcattcaaatcgagcCAGAAGTTAAGGAGCTATCCTggattaagtgaaggaggtaggaaaacaaagaaacatggaaaaataatgaatgaataaaacaacgaaaattaataaataaaaattttgtttagcCTTAAAATTAAGTGTCAGTAGTTTGTGTTCCCTCCCCTCGCCTTATTAACTGCTCGAAGACGATAATTCATAGACCTGATCAGCTTCTGAATTGATTTTTGTGGGATACCTTCTCACTCCTCAATCAACGCCGATTTCAGCTTATTCAGACACGAAGGAGCAGAAGTTCTGGCACGAGCCTTCCTCTTCAGTTCATTCCACGCGTGCTCAATGGGATTCACGTCAGGGCTGAGCGCTGGCCAGTCCAAAGTGGCGATACCTACTTCTTTGAAGTATTCAGTTGTTACACGGGCAGTGTGACAACGAGCGTTATCGTGCATAAGGAGGAAGTCATCACTGATATATCCCGCACAGGGAACGACATGTTCCAGCAGAATATCGGAAATGTATCGGTCCGAAGTTATACCGCCTCCGCGTCCCCCGCCAGGCACGAAAACAAGCTCGGTTTTACGGTCGAAGGAAATGCTGGCCCACATCATACAAGAGCCGCCCCCATAAGCCACTGTTTCAGTGAAACAGCACTGCGCAAATCAATCCTCAGGCCGCCTGTAGACCTGACCTCTTCGGTCACTACCGTGTAAACACATCCTGCTCTCCTCGGAGAACAGGACTTGCCTCCATTGCTCAACCTCCCAATCAAGATGGGTGCGAGCAAATTGAAGGCGTGCTTATCGGTGAACTACCGTGAGTTTCGGGGCTGTGGCAGGCCTTTTTGGAGTTGAATTCACTTGCTTGAGTCGTCGATAAACTGTCCACTCGCTGGCTGCTTCCCCACGAACATCTCGGAGCTCCTATTGGACGTCGACACCAGGTAAATGCCGATTTTGGAGAGTGGTTGACACGATAAAACGGTCATCCCTCTCCGATGTGTACCGGTGCCGTCCAGATCTTGGTCTCAGGATAAGGCGACCAGTCTCCCGAAAGCGCTTGTAAGCTTTCGAAACACAGGACTGGCTTATGTGGAGCCAACGAGCGACCACCCGCTGGCTGAGCCCTTCTTGCAATAGCGCTACGATTTGTGCTGCTTCTGTAGGTGTTGTCTCCATTATCGTACAAGGTAGAGGGTCAAAAGTAGCGGAGATGTGTACCGATCAACATGTGAAAGTCAACTGATAAAGAAAATCCGATAACAGGTGCTTTTATAGGGGTCAATAGGTCGCAACTCGCGACGTATCAAATAATTGAAACACGTCTTTTTCGTTActccttcacttaatccgggATATATTCTTAAATACTgacttaattttaatgaaatcggTATCAGCTTAAAGTTAAGAGTGGAACCTTTAAAATGatgtcatttttatgattattaaaaaaatatttagtacacaagatcgcgcggaaccaatttcaagtaagtgattccaaacttttgctcgcgagtgtagttcagcgcaatcggacaactccgaataAAAATTGACAGAGACCGCGCTACcttggacattattgtagtcccgaaggattctgtttaaagtaagcacctaaattcgaacgagcgggctttcttataagcggtttatatttcttcgttcttagtaagtacttaggggctgatatttttatctgggttaagagattaggtgtgtctgTTATTCCATGAATTAATCAGGtggatacccccactctgaacaaataataatatattttattatgtattatttagaaAGCTCAGCATGTAACAATGTTATGTAAAGTAAAATTCATATCACAACCATATACCTTTTCCCTcaagcttttaaatttattgttcatCGGAATGCGAAAATACAACATAATTAAATTTCGTAATATAAGTCATCTAAAAATAAAGTGTTACGTAGTATGTATATAATTAGGTACATGtgtgggtatttgtaaataaatgattgcataataattatatttattatatctttCTTTCTTGACAACCCTTGCAGATATGTGACTTATAGCGTAAGTAACCTGTACGGGCAGCGATGTCATCCGACATTAAAGTCGTTTGTCACCTGCGTGGCTTGTAAAACTGTCATAATACAAATTTGAACATCATAGTTTGGTTAATAACTTCCCGCGATGTCAATTCTTACTCTCTGTCTAGGTTATTGCGAATACGTAgctctttttttaaatgaagggttactggtggcccggaggcctttccagtttcaccaggacagttaAGCAAGAAAAGCTCAGCCAGGGGGGGGATGCAGCTTCCAGATCTCTACCAATCCAGTTCTTTGCAAGGCGCTCTGGATGTTCCACATCAACAGTAGCTACTGCACATAAGCGACTTACGCTAGTTTTTTATATAACTTATGTATGTTATTTTATAGCAAAAGTTCATGTTTAtctatattttgatttttttttattgcctttgtaggcagacgtgcgtacggcctaccgcttaatactctccacaagcctcgtttgaagaaggacatgtcatagcgctcgggaaacaccgtggaggggagctcattccatagccggatggtacgtggcaaaaaagatctctggaaacgcactgtggatgaccgcagtggctccaggtagtacggatgaactctactccggtggcgggcggtgcgatggtaaaaacgagatgctggtatcatctcgaacaattattattaatacaacaatgtacatgaaattaaattattattatattattattattacatttctcAATTCTATGAATGTTAATTTTAGGATCGACAATCCTTGTGCCACTTGCTTCCCGGACACCAACATTAGCATCTTTATTAAAATGAATCATTGCAATGTTTTAGTTTATCTGTTTTAGGTTTTTCATTATTCACATTGTTAGCTTCTTCCAGTGCTTTGACATTATTATCTGCTCAAATTTCAGTTTCGTTCTTTGCAATTTCAGCATTAACTGAAATGACCTCTTTgggatgaaggaataataatacCACTTTCAATAAGTTTTCTTGCACTGCTTGTTTGACAACAAGTAGTGATTTGATTTGTTGTACATCCAGTTCGACACATGGAGCGATTTTCCATGTTGATTCacctaatatatgtatatatatacaatgtCTATATAGATTTTACACATCTTACTGTTTTAGTATCAGACACATATGCGGGATGAATACCGTGAATACTTTTAACTGGTTTCTTTACATTTGGATCTGTCGTATTATTTTGAACATATCCAAATTCTGTCCTGCTTCTAACTATTATACATCACGTGGTTTACATCTATTTTACACGTGGCTTACTTATGTGTCAAATTCCCACAGCCATGTGGGAAGGGCTTGCATTATTGATACTTTTATTTAGATCGAAATTTCCGTCAACTTTTACGATCTTTCCAGTGATGTCGTCGTAGTTATTATCTACATTAACGTAAGAAGTTTCATCTATTGCTTTCCGTTTATCTAACGTTTGTTGAGACGCAAGCGACGCCAAAAACATAAGTTTTTTAGACTGTTTGGCAACATGAATGAAGATTGGTTCTATCACTAGAGTCTTTACGTTAGATGTCGTATTTATCATTTCATGTTTGTCGGTCTGGTATTGTTCCCGCGCGAATACCGGTTTAACGATTTGACTTTCACTGTCGACCACGATGTTGTCTGCCATGATAAGGCTGTCATTCGCCGGGGAATAATTTCGCTCACTCAGTAGTTCGACAGCTGACAccatttttgttgtattttgtgCAGGAGACCTACAGGTTTGTATTTCAACATTGGGaatacttttgtttttcttaagcatggttttatttgtgtttggcTTCAGTCTCCGAGACGATATACCAAAAGTTACTCTGGAAGAATTATGTTCATCTTCATCCATTTTTACTAACATTTTGTTGAGGATGTCGTGGGTAAGAAAACAATCGTTCACAACTGAAAGTTCTTTTCTTGGTATCTTTTTGGACGAAATACCGGTTTCTGTTTCTGTACACGATAGGTTTGAATTGAGTTCTGGAGTTGCAGCTATACTTTCATTATTAGTTCGCACGGTCAGGGAAGGTACTTCAATTGTCAGCCAACTTTGATTTGAGCAAGGAACTTCTGTTATATCTGGTTGATTGATCTTCCTGTTTATCTCCATCGCATCACCGCAACTTTCTTGTGTTAAATTCGTAGTGTAACATTTCGATAGCGACATTAAATGATCAGGATTGACTAAACGAATATTTGTAGAGCTCCGGGAAGCGATTGTTGAAGGAACCCGCGTCGTAGTGTGGCTAACGGCGCCGCGGTCTGGAACATGCGAGTTCAGTTGGTCGCAGTCCTTCAAGTACACTGTACCGTTGAACAGTTTGGATTCAATCGCCTTCATTACATCAACAGTGATCGGCCTGCAAGCATTGAGCAGTACCCTGTTACGCGGCGAACTTAAGAATGCATTCGTTAATCTTTTCAACTTCTTGTTAAAGTCCGGATTCTTGCAAAGCTGTGTAGGATCATACGAACGATTTCGGGGTTTATGAAATAAGTGACTAGACATCTTCACTTTCATACTATCGTCGGTTCTAGTTTCGCTTTGTGCATCAGATTTACTTTCTAAGAACAAAGTGTTGTTCATTGTATTACTAACGTCAGAATTAATTCGATTCGTAGTCTTATTAACATCAGTTTGTATTTCTGAAATGTTCGGTTGTTTTAAACTGTCTTTTAAGTTACGACCCTGCGGCTTGTTTTTTGACATTTTCATTGCATCTTCTTTCAAATCAAAGAGACATTTTAATTCAGAAGTCAATGCACTATTTCCATGTTCACAACTTAACCGACTTTGTAAAGTGAAATCGTTTTTGGTCTGAATAACGTGCACTGcaatagtaaataatttttaactgaAAGACTGCCGTTACATTATGCAATATGCTGAGGAAtgcattgaaattataaaaaaaaaactcttttcaATATCTTAATATCATAATTATCTGGTAAATCTATGATACTGCGTGATATATAAATGTTAGAATCGCAGAAATGTAactaatttgtaaaataaaatcaaagatTTTTCATTTACTAGAAGTGGTGTAAATTAAAACTCACCTGTATTTACGTGATCATTTTCAATATATTGGACTTTGTTATCGACAAATTCTATCACGttatcaaaaatattcaaatgcaAGTGTTCTTCCATTTCAGactttaatattgtatttgtgTCTTGCAAGATTCTTTCTTGTGGATCTACTGCCTTAGACGCATCGTTGATTGCATCTCGGTGACATTTAGTTGCTTCTTCAAGCATTGCTTCATCTTCACATACTTTTGTAGCTCGTGGATCTTTACTATCATAAGTATCATTCACGTTGCCGAAAACACCGGCAATTTTCGGTTCTATTTCCTCAATAAATATGGCTTTCATTTCACTtgaattttttgtaatttcgcgAAGGTAATCAAGAGTAGggataatatttgtatttttttcagtCTTTATCATATCTTCACCAAAATCAGTATTGCATGTTTCATTTTCGATCAACTGTTCTGTTTTCCCGGTGTGTAAAAGTAATGGTATTTTGATAGTTTGCAATGGGTCAGCCAGATCTTCAAAATCTCTAGGTTcggattttatttcaataatcattCCATTGGTTTCAGTGTTCTCTTCGCTTCTTCTCCTGTGCTTCCTTGTTTCGTTGTCCAAATCTTGGTCCACATCTATCGTTTCTATGAAAGGTTCAATGACTTCTAAGTCTGGTTTAGATTCTGGAATAGTTAATTACCATGTCAGTTGGCATTTCAAATTATCTTAGAGTTTAATCTAGTcattaatatcaatatttttactaatgtTTAGACATTATTAATCTCCAGAGAGTGGACTGTTACAGTAACGTGCAGCCTTAATGACCAGTGCTGCACACGTTCTGAGAGTTCGAAGTTAATTCGCCTGGCCTATTATAGTTTTTATGCGAAATTAAAATCCCATTCccattatacaaaaataaacactatTTGGTGCCACTGAACGTGAATATTTAACTACGCTAGTTGACTAGTCCATACAGTTCAAAAACTCAAGACAAATTTCCAACTTATTATGGCGTATGTTACTAAATTTCACCTTTATTGCAAAGACAAAAGAAGCCGTTTGATAAGACGATATTGTCAGAGCCGCACTGGTGGGGTGTTCATATGCGTTTGTATTTCAATCAGATCACGTGATCTTTTTGAAGTCTCCCAACTCAGTTAGGCCGGCGACACTATCGCGTTAACTGCGTTTTTGTACAACTTCAGAGTTCCGAAAGCAATCCGAAGTTCTTGGGATCGTtacgacatttttttaaatattttttaccctTTTACGTTTACGGACGTCAATctttgtgaaataaaaatgattcaaattattacatacataaagTCGAACTAGATGATACGGATTTTTATTCCCAGCCTTAGGTAAACTATACGATATCTACCTCCACTATTCATAAATATATtgtgcaaaattttaaatttaattatctgCTTGAATGTTCTTGAATCTTGTAACTGGATCTCGTacaataattttcaataatttttaccCTTCTACGTTTACctttgtgaaataaaaatgattcaAGTTATATAATACTTAAGGTTAAACTAAGAAGATGCGGATTTTTTTCTCACCCTTAGGTAAATATATCCCCTTATAGGATATACTCCCCTATTCATAAATACATatctgtaaaatttaaatttttgattatCTGTTTTAACTTCTTCTTGTATTATATATTgtggtttttattaatttctttcatTACCGTTACCGTCATTATATGTACGATCAAACGaagtgtaaaaatataaataaacttgcCAGTGTTTATAGAAGCTTCTGCGTTGTTCGTCCATTTCTTCTTTTCCTGTGAATTAATTAAAACCGATGAGATCTGCATTCTTTTCTTCTAATACTGTATAGGGTGTCCCACACgggggattttttttattgctttaatgggtggacgagctcccagcccacctggtgttaagtggttactggagcccatagatgtcttacaacgtaaatgcgccacccaccttgaaaaataagttctaaggtctcaagtatagttacaacggctgccccacccttcaaaccgaaacgcattactgcttcacggcagaaataggcagggcggtggtacccacccgcgcggactcacaagaggtcctaccaccagtaaaatctttaggccacgacgacttctgtaCATGAAAATATCCATGTTGGAATTCATGATGTTGAAGACAAACGGGTTGAATGGATTGTACCATTTTTCATGTTGGCGTTTAAAAAACACGCGTGGCTTATTGATTCCAGCTCGGAAAGTATTTAAATAATGGTCGTCTGATAATATTTGatagttattataatatgtcCGTGTAGACTGCCACCGCGTTGAAATtcagatattttaaaataatcgacgacataatattattattgaagtaaaacttctttaggcgcgttgagagcaaaatttaactcgcgacagattcgttacggttagagagaaatatacaatttaggaagagcaaGAATGAGAAAATAGACAAAGGGTCTCGCGAACCCCAGACTACATGTCTTCGACTGTAAATTTTCAATCAAAACATTGACCGATTTGTTAAAATATGTGTCAAACGTTTCAAACATTCACACAAGTGCGGTTTTTTCAAGATAATGCTATTGTTTTGCGACTTCTGCCGAAATCTCCATACCATTGTGTTTTAATTTGGGCATGATGAACTATGTAGAAAACAATacgaattttcaatattaatgtaTGGAATCATAATCATTTTGTTTACTctattatatacaaaatattCACTATAAAATTCAAATGACAGTGTTCCTCTTCAAATCGACTCGTCGACAATTTGAACATAACGAACTATGCAGAAGAGAATAAGGAATTTTCAGTATTGTTACGCcgctaagagtaacgccatctatcgccgaatagtcgaactaATACCGAAGGATCCTGAATGCTCGAGAatcacaacgccatctatt encodes the following:
- the LOC101743591 gene encoding uncharacterized protein LOC101743591 isoform X6 — protein: MFSEFQVQTIQFQSSMNNEAQQGISSGSQSFKDPNEEHDECSMLNASVHHETNVAGNENQLIEEMTSSKELWAYMKTHFESNRLPWYHMKTLVLNKLKRLYAADDKSENVSAKDRMSQMDWIIFDFALVHEKIDLIEMNGMRRQTQDRQPLIDLFELVTKFDIEDRSGDSLAGAWTAATALYNSRGHQCSPMLLQKRWYQLKEVTRESLYEYWYASRENSPSSAESIQRPTKLQRAVARKYPSIITSAFPEWRELIENRLVIMSEDFEKENWMNNTAASIDTESKPDLEVIEPFIETIDTDHVQKPRQITVDVGSNKEPRHSAERGRKFSSRKALIKQQSNHQQEPDAIAEIGVEDIQSAGPSEDNQVSEPSEMRTIEKRAKSAESTRRWRERKQGISTSTKNQAKTAAQRMREYRERKKVNKTSGSNEEQSELSDSTLTLKYEITKHQMAHENFDRNFQKNPFVYSCTDLKKASAIYEDQLKKITFVMPKSSTSRSEEDRLRKTTAAEKRAERNRRYRARQRALWNAAAQQIACAHNATGSRDRVHEQTSMNDRVYEHEQKKISRKKPALTGAERARRFRASRRARKNASKLADSNQPMIVDEEKKKWTNNAEASINTESKPDLEVIEPFIETIDVDQDLDNETRKHRRRSEENTETNGMIIEIKSEPRDFEDLADPLQTIKIPLLLHTGKTEQLIENETCNTDFGEDMIKTEKNTNIIPTLDYLREITKNSSEMKAIFIEEIEPKIAGVFGNVNDTYDSKDPRATKVCEDEAMLEEATKCHRDAINDASKAVDPQERILQDTNTILKSEMEEHLHLNIFDNVIEFVDNKVQYIENDHVNTVHVIQTKNDFTLQSRLSCEHGNSALTSELKCLFDLKEDAMKMSKNKPQGRNLKDSLKQPNISEIQTDVNKTTNRINSDVSNTMNNTLFLESKSDAQSETRTDDSMKVKMSSHLFHKPRNRSYDPTQLCKNPDFNKKLKRLTNAFLSSPRNRVLLNACRPITVDVMKAIESKLFNGTVYLKDCDQLNSHVPDRGAVSHTTTRVPSTIASRSSTNIRLVNPDHLMSLSKCYTTNLTQESCGDAMEINRKINQPDITEVPCSNQSWLTIEVPSLTVRTNNESIAATPELNSNLSCTETETGISSKKIPRKELSVVNDCFLTHDILNKMLVKMDEDEHNSSRVTFGISSRRLKPNTNKTMLKKNKSIPNVEIQTCRSPAQNTTKMVSAVELLSERNYSPANDSLIMADNIVVDSESQIVKPVFAREQYQTDKHEMINTTSNVKTLVIEPIFIHVAKQSKKLMFLASLASQQTLDKRKAIDETSYVNVDNNYDDITGKIVKVDGNFDLNKSINNASPSHMAVGI
- the LOC101743591 gene encoding uncharacterized protein LOC101743591 isoform X1; the encoded protein is MPKTNAEMCRQYRRKKKENKIKMKKNPGKSSTERSREFRARKKQLLNNQNRCSNISVNVTDVINEENQMLNALKENQLIEEMTSSKELWAYMKTHFESNRLPWYHMKTLVLNKLKRLYAADDKSENVSAKDRMSQMDWIIFDFALVHEKIDLIEMNGMRRQTQDRQPLIDLFELVTKFDIEDRSGDSLAGAWTAATALYNSRGHQCSPMLLQKRWYQLKEVTRESLYEYWYASRENSPSSAESIQRPTKLQRAVARKYPSIITSAFPEWRELIENRLVIMSEDFASEGTAHLMEKENWMNNTAASIDTESKPDLEVIEPFIETIDTDHVQKPRQITVDVGSNKEPRHSAERGRKFSSRKALIKQQSNHQQEPDAIAEIGVEDIQSAGPSEDNQVSEPSEMRTIEKRAKSAESTRRWRERKQGISTSTKNQAKTAAQRMREYRERKKVNKTSGSNEEQSELSDSTLTLKYEITKHQMAHENFDRNFQKNPFVYSCTDLKKASAIYEDQLKKITFVMPKSSTSRSEEDRLRKTTAAEKRAERNRRYRARQRALWNAAAQQIACAHNATGSRDRVHEQTSMNDRVYEHEQKKISRKKPALTGAERARRFRASRRARKNASKLADSNQPMIVDEEKKKWTNNAEASINTESKPDLEVIEPFIETIDVDQDLDNETRKHRRRSEENTETNGMIIEIKSEPRDFEDLADPLQTIKIPLLLHTGKTEQLIENETCNTDFGEDMIKTEKNTNIIPTLDYLREITKNSSEMKAIFIEEIEPKIAGVFGNVNDTYDSKDPRATKVCEDEAMLEEATKCHRDAINDASKAVDPQERILQDTNTILKSEMEEHLHLNIFDNVIEFVDNKVQYIENDHVNTVHVIQTKNDFTLQSRLSCEHGNSALTSELKCLFDLKEDAMKMSKNKPQGRNLKDSLKQPNISEIQTDVNKTTNRINSDVSNTMNNTLFLESKSDAQSETRTDDSMKVKMSSHLFHKPRNRSYDPTQLCKNPDFNKKLKRLTNAFLSSPRNRVLLNACRPITVDVMKAIESKLFNGTVYLKDCDQLNSHVPDRGAVSHTTTRVPSTIASRSSTNIRLVNPDHLMSLSKCYTTNLTQESCGDAMEINRKINQPDITEVPCSNQSWLTIEVPSLTVRTNNESIAATPELNSNLSCTETETGISSKKIPRKELSVVNDCFLTHDILNKMLVKMDEDEHNSSRVTFGISSRRLKPNTNKTMLKKNKSIPNVEIQTCRSPAQNTTKMVSAVELLSERNYSPANDSLIMADNIVVDSESQIVKPVFAREQYQTDKHEMINTTSNVKTLVIEPIFIHVAKQSKKLMFLASLASQQTLDKRKAIDETSYVNVDNNYDDITGKIVKVDGNFDLNKSINNASPSHMAVGI
- the LOC101743591 gene encoding uncharacterized protein LOC101743591 isoform X10, which codes for MFSEFQVQTIQFQSSMNNEAQQGISSGSQSFKDPNEEHDECSMLNASVHHETNVAGNENQLIEEMTSSKELWAYMKTHFESNRLPWYHMKTLVLNKLKRLYAADDKSENVSAKDRMSQMDWIIFDFALVHEKIDLIEMNGMRRQTQDRQPLIDLFELVTKFDIEDRSGDSLAGAWTAATALYNSRGHQCSPMLLQKRWYQLKEVTRESLYEYWYASRENSPSSAESIQRPTKLQRAVARKYPSIITSAFPEWRELIENRLVIMSEDFEKENWMNNTAASIDTESKPDLEVIEPFIETIDTDHVQKPRQITVDVGSNKEPRHSAERGRKFSSRKALIKQQSNHQQEPDAIAEIGVEDIQSAGPSEDNQVSEPSEMRTIEKRAKSAESTRRWRERKQGISTSTKNQAKTAAQRMREYRERKKVNKTSGSNEEQSELSDSTLTLKYEITKHQMAHENFDRNFQKNPFVYSCTDLKKASAIYEDQLKKITEKKKWTNNAEASINTESKPDLEVIEPFIETIDVDQDLDNETRKHRRRSEENTETNGMIIEIKSEPRDFEDLADPLQTIKIPLLLHTGKTEQLIENETCNTDFGEDMIKTEKNTNIIPTLDYLREITKNSSEMKAIFIEEIEPKIAGVFGNVNDTYDSKDPRATKVCEDEAMLEEATKCHRDAINDASKAVDPQERILQDTNTILKSEMEEHLHLNIFDNVIEFVDNKVQYIENDHVNTVHVIQTKNDFTLQSRLSCEHGNSALTSELKCLFDLKEDAMKMSKNKPQGRNLKDSLKQPNISEIQTDVNKTTNRINSDVSNTMNNTLFLESKSDAQSETRTDDSMKVKMSSHLFHKPRNRSYDPTQLCKNPDFNKKLKRLTNAFLSSPRNRVLLNACRPITVDVMKAIESKLFNGTVYLKDCDQLNSHVPDRGAVSHTTTRVPSTIASRSSTNIRLVNPDHLMSLSKCYTTNLTQESCGDAMEINRKINQPDITEVPCSNQSWLTIEVPSLTVRTNNESIAATPELNSNLSCTETETGISSKKIPRKELSVVNDCFLTHDILNKMLVKMDEDEHNSSRVTFGISSRRLKPNTNKTMLKKNKSIPNVEIQTCRSPAQNTTKMVSAVELLSERNYSPANDSLIMADNIVVDSESQIVKPVFAREQYQTDKHEMINTTSNVKTLVIEPIFIHVAKQSKKLMFLASLASQQTLDKRKAIDETSYVNVDNNYDDITGKIVKVDGNFDLNKSINNASPSHMAVGI
- the LOC101743591 gene encoding uncharacterized protein LOC101743591 isoform X11, whose amino-acid sequence is MLLQKRWYQLKEVTRESLYEYWYASRENSPSSAESIQRPTKLQRAVARKYPSIITSAFPEWRELIENRLVIMSEDFASEGTAHLMEKENWMNNTAASIDTESKPDLEVIEPFIETIDTDHVQKPRQITVDVGSNKEPRHSAERGRKFSSRKALIKQQSNHQQEPDAIAEIGVEDIQSAGPSEDNQVSEPSEMRTIEKRAKSAESTRRWRERKQGISTSTKNQAKTAAQRMREYRERKKVNKTSGSNEEQSELSDSTLTLKYEITKHQMAHENFDRNFQKNPFVYSCTDLKKASAIYEDQLKKITFVMPKSSTSRSEEDRLRKTTAAEKRAERNRRYRARQRALWNAAAQQIACAHNATGSRDRVHEQTSMNDRVYEHEQKKISRKKPALTGAERARRFRASRRARKNASKLADSNQPMIVDEEKKKWTNNAEASINTESKPDLEVIEPFIETIDVDQDLDNETRKHRRRSEENTETNGMIIEIKSEPRDFEDLADPLQTIKIPLLLHTGKTEQLIENETCNTDFGEDMIKTEKNTNIIPTLDYLREITKNSSEMKAIFIEEIEPKIAGVFGNVNDTYDSKDPRATKVCEDEAMLEEATKCHRDAINDASKAVDPQERILQDTNTILKSEMEEHLHLNIFDNVIEFVDNKVQYIENDHVNTVHVIQTKNDFTLQSRLSCEHGNSALTSELKCLFDLKEDAMKMSKNKPQGRNLKDSLKQPNISEIQTDVNKTTNRINSDVSNTMNNTLFLESKSDAQSETRTDDSMKVKMSSHLFHKPRNRSYDPTQLCKNPDFNKKLKRLTNAFLSSPRNRVLLNACRPITVDVMKAIESKLFNGTVYLKDCDQLNSHVPDRGAVSHTTTRVPSTIASRSSTNIRLVNPDHLMSLSKCYTTNLTQESCGDAMEINRKINQPDITEVPCSNQSWLTIEVPSLTVRTNNESIAATPELNSNLSCTETETGISSKKIPRKELSVVNDCFLTHDILNKMLVKMDEDEHNSSRVTFGISSRRLKPNTNKTMLKKNKSIPNVEIQTCRSPAQNTTKMVSAVELLSERNYSPANDSLIMADNIVVDSESQIVKPVFAREQYQTDKHEMINTTSNVKTLVIEPIFIHVAKQSKKLMFLASLASQQTLDKRKAIDETSYVNVDNNYDDITGKIVKVDGNFDLNKSINNASPSHMAVGI
- the LOC101743591 gene encoding uncharacterized protein LOC101743591 isoform X7, with translation MPKTNAEMCRQYRRKKKENKIKMKKNPGKSSTERSREFRARKKQLLNNQNRCSNISVNVTDVINEENQMLNALKENQLIEEMTSSKELWAYMKTHFESNRLPWYHMKTLVLNKLKRLYAADDKSENVSAKDRMSQMDWIIFDFALVHEKIDLIEMNGMRRQTQDRQPLIDLFELVTKFDIEDRSGDSLAGAWTAATALYNSRGHQCSPMLLQKRWYQLKEVTRESLYEYWYASRENSPSSAESIQRPTKLQRAVARKYPSIITSAFPEWRELIENRLVIMSEDFASEGTAHLMEKENWMNNTAASIDTESKPDLEVIEPFIETIDTDHVQKPRQITVDVGSNKEPRHSAERGRKFSSRKALIKQQSNHQQEPDAIAEIGVEDIQSAGPSEDNQVSEPSEMRTIEKRAKSAESTRRWRERKQGISTSTKNQAKTAAQRMREYRERKKVNKTSGSNEEQSELSDSTLTLKYEITKHQMAHENFDRNFQKNPFVYSCTDLKKASAIYEDQLKKITEKKKWTNNAEASINTESKPDLEVIEPFIETIDVDQDLDNETRKHRRRSEENTETNGMIIEIKSEPRDFEDLADPLQTIKIPLLLHTGKTEQLIENETCNTDFGEDMIKTEKNTNIIPTLDYLREITKNSSEMKAIFIEEIEPKIAGVFGNVNDTYDSKDPRATKVCEDEAMLEEATKCHRDAINDASKAVDPQERILQDTNTILKSEMEEHLHLNIFDNVIEFVDNKVQYIENDHVNTVHVIQTKNDFTLQSRLSCEHGNSALTSELKCLFDLKEDAMKMSKNKPQGRNLKDSLKQPNISEIQTDVNKTTNRINSDVSNTMNNTLFLESKSDAQSETRTDDSMKVKMSSHLFHKPRNRSYDPTQLCKNPDFNKKLKRLTNAFLSSPRNRVLLNACRPITVDVMKAIESKLFNGTVYLKDCDQLNSHVPDRGAVSHTTTRVPSTIASRSSTNIRLVNPDHLMSLSKCYTTNLTQESCGDAMEINRKINQPDITEVPCSNQSWLTIEVPSLTVRTNNESIAATPELNSNLSCTETETGISSKKIPRKELSVVNDCFLTHDILNKMLVKMDEDEHNSSRVTFGISSRRLKPNTNKTMLKKNKSIPNVEIQTCRSPAQNTTKMVSAVELLSERNYSPANDSLIMADNIVVDSESQIVKPVFAREQYQTDKHEMINTTSNVKTLVIEPIFIHVAKQSKKLMFLASLASQQTLDKRKAIDETSYVNVDNNYDDITGKIVKVDGNFDLNKSINNASPSHMAVGI